A DNA window from Pseudomonas resinovorans NBRC 106553 contains the following coding sequences:
- a CDS encoding ABC transporter substrate-binding protein produces the protein MKQTLNLAMLGAALASSLPALAQDPVRIGFITTLSTPAGYLGEDARDAFRLAMDQEGGKLGGVPVELVVEDDGLQPAKGKQIIDRMSLDGISLYTGVMFSNVLAAVVNGATQGDSFYISTNAAPSNLAGEQCKQNYFAASYQNDVPHEMAGVAANDLGYKKMVILAPNYQAGRDALAGFKRTFKGEVTEIYTKLNQLDFSVELARIRSLNPDAVFQFHPGGAGINFAKQYGGAGLSKTIPMVVPVFSMDERMLAATGNVAEGVNVVSGWNPQSDNPANQAFVKAFTEKYNRAPTMYAAQGYDTARLIGSALKATNGDLKNPDALRNALREARFDSVRGDFRFGSNQHAVIDWHLLKVQPGADGKLTEVPVKTIAKAQVDSYAAKCPL, from the coding sequence ATGAAACAGACCCTTAACCTTGCGATGCTCGGGGCCGCACTGGCCTCTTCCCTCCCCGCCCTGGCACAGGACCCTGTGCGCATCGGCTTCATCACTACCCTCTCCACTCCCGCCGGCTACCTGGGCGAAGACGCCCGCGATGCCTTCCGCCTGGCCATGGACCAGGAAGGCGGCAAGCTCGGCGGCGTGCCGGTGGAGCTGGTGGTGGAGGACGACGGCCTGCAGCCGGCCAAGGGCAAGCAGATCATCGACCGCATGAGCCTGGACGGCATCTCGCTGTACACCGGCGTGATGTTCTCCAACGTGCTGGCCGCCGTGGTCAACGGCGCCACCCAGGGCGACAGCTTCTACATCAGCACCAACGCCGCGCCGTCCAACCTGGCCGGCGAGCAGTGCAAGCAGAACTACTTCGCCGCCTCCTACCAGAACGATGTCCCCCACGAGATGGCCGGCGTCGCCGCCAACGACCTGGGCTACAAGAAGATGGTCATCCTGGCGCCCAACTACCAGGCCGGCCGCGACGCCCTGGCGGGCTTCAAGCGCACCTTCAAGGGTGAGGTCACCGAGATCTACACCAAGCTCAACCAGCTGGACTTCTCCGTGGAGCTGGCGCGCATCCGCTCGCTGAACCCCGACGCGGTGTTCCAGTTCCACCCAGGCGGGGCCGGCATCAACTTCGCCAAGCAGTACGGCGGCGCGGGCCTGTCCAAGACGATCCCGATGGTGGTCCCGGTGTTCTCCATGGACGAACGCATGCTCGCCGCCACCGGCAATGTGGCTGAGGGTGTGAACGTGGTCAGCGGCTGGAACCCGCAGTCCGACAACCCGGCCAACCAGGCCTTCGTCAAGGCCTTCACCGAGAAGTACAACCGCGCCCCGACCATGTACGCCGCCCAGGGCTACGACACCGCGCGGCTGATCGGCTCGGCGCTCAAGGCCACCAACGGCGACCTGAAGAACCCCGACGCCCTGCGCAACGCCCTGCGTGAAGCGCGCTTCGACTCGGTGCGCGGCGACTTCCGCTTCGGCAGCAACCAGCACGCGGTCATCGACTGGCACCTGCTCAAGGTCCAGCCCGGCGCCGACGGCAAGCTCACCGAAGTGCCGGTGAAGACCATCGCCAAGGCCCAGGTGGACAGCTACGCCGCCAAGTGCCCGCTTTGA
- the antC gene encoding anthranilate 1,2-dioxygenase electron transfer component AntC, protein MNHKVAFSFADGKTLFFPVQGNEILLDAALRNGINIPLDCREGVCGTCMGRCESGRYAMDYVDEEALSAKDLEQRKMLTCQTRVQSDASFYFDFDSALCGGSKTVQERGIVTRVEQVSPTTAILHLDAGVDGQKLDFLPGQYARLQVPGTDSRRSYSFANRPNAENQLQFLIRLLPDGVMSNYIRERCKVGDEIRFEAPLGAFYMRHIEKPLLLVAGGTGLSAFLGMLDEIAEGGGCGQPVHLYYGVRQVADLCELERIQDYAERIPGFSFTPVISDEGQDWGGKRGYVPEHFDAAALRETPFDMYLCGPPPMVESVKTWLTENALDNGHLYFEKFTESNT, encoded by the coding sequence ATGAACCACAAGGTCGCCTTCAGTTTTGCCGATGGCAAAACCCTGTTCTTCCCCGTGCAGGGCAACGAGATCCTTCTCGACGCCGCCCTGCGCAACGGCATCAATATCCCGCTGGACTGCCGCGAGGGCGTCTGCGGTACCTGCATGGGCCGCTGCGAGTCCGGCCGTTACGCAATGGACTACGTGGACGAGGAGGCCTTGTCGGCCAAGGACCTGGAACAGCGCAAGATGCTCACCTGCCAGACCCGCGTGCAGTCCGACGCCTCCTTCTACTTCGACTTCGACTCCGCCCTCTGCGGCGGGTCGAAGACGGTGCAGGAGCGCGGCATCGTCACCCGCGTCGAGCAGGTCTCGCCGACCACCGCCATCCTCCACCTGGATGCCGGCGTCGATGGCCAGAAGCTGGACTTCCTGCCGGGCCAGTACGCCCGCCTGCAGGTGCCGGGCACCGACTCCCGGCGCTCCTACTCCTTCGCCAACCGGCCGAATGCCGAGAACCAGCTGCAGTTCCTCATCCGCCTGTTGCCCGACGGGGTGATGAGCAACTACATCCGCGAGCGCTGCAAGGTGGGTGACGAGATCCGCTTCGAAGCCCCGCTGGGCGCCTTCTACATGCGCCACATCGAGAAGCCCCTGCTGCTGGTGGCCGGTGGCACCGGCCTGTCGGCCTTCCTCGGCATGCTCGACGAGATCGCCGAGGGCGGCGGCTGCGGCCAGCCGGTGCACCTGTACTACGGCGTGCGCCAGGTGGCCGACCTCTGCGAGCTGGAACGCATCCAGGACTACGCCGAACGCATCCCGGGCTTCAGCTTCACCCCGGTGATCAGCGACGAAGGCCAGGACTGGGGCGGCAAGCGCGGCTACGTGCCCGAGCACTTCGACGCCGCCGCCCTGCGCGAAACGCCCTTCGACATGTACCTCTGCGGCCCGCCGCCGATGGTCGAGTCGGTGAAGACCTGGCTCACGGAAAACGCCCTCGACAACGGCCACCTGTATTTCGAGAAGTTCACCGAGAGCAACACCTGA